A genomic window from Synechococcus sp. CBW1107 includes:
- a CDS encoding GMC oxidoreductase — protein MILDDQHHEVIVIGSGAAGGTLAGALAARGRSVLLLERGGVMDLADQNVASVDLFRKDRYHPGDDWFGPDGDPFSPQTIYALGGNTKIWGGVLERMWPREFEGLPLQEGVAPAWPLSYDELAPWYERAEALYRVHGRAGVDPQEPPRSSPYPHAPLPLDPLFEPLRQGLQRQGSHPYDLPLSWSEQLDDPSGDAELFGVQPALAHRTTRLISNARVIQLHVDPSGREVKGVEAEIGGQRWMFRGDQVVLAAGAVNTPALLLRSRSTLHPDGLANGSSQVGRHLMKPQLTAILQLAREPHSGRFPRSLGVNDYVWGDQNVSFPLGHIETGGGVLQDAQFAESPPVLSLITRLLPNLALEQLAVRSICWWAMSPVLPDPGNRIELRGERLSIQYRANNLEAHDRLVYRWLSVLKAVDADPLTPQVRQAPFYPRGEAPLAVIGHACGTCRMGDDPAHSVVDRDGRVHGLANLTIADASVFPSCPMVSPGLTVIANALRMAERF, from the coding sequence ATGATCCTCGACGACCAGCACCACGAGGTGATCGTGATCGGCTCCGGCGCCGCCGGCGGCACCCTGGCCGGGGCCCTCGCGGCCAGGGGCCGCTCGGTGCTGCTGCTGGAGCGGGGCGGAGTCATGGACCTGGCCGATCAGAACGTGGCCAGCGTCGATCTGTTCCGCAAGGACCGCTATCACCCCGGCGACGATTGGTTTGGCCCGGATGGCGATCCCTTCTCTCCCCAGACCATCTATGCCCTGGGCGGAAACACCAAGATCTGGGGCGGGGTGCTCGAGCGCATGTGGCCGCGCGAGTTCGAGGGTCTGCCTCTGCAGGAGGGGGTGGCCCCCGCCTGGCCCCTCAGCTACGACGAACTGGCCCCCTGGTACGAACGGGCCGAGGCGCTCTACCGCGTCCATGGCCGAGCCGGGGTCGACCCCCAGGAACCCCCGCGCAGCAGCCCCTATCCCCACGCCCCGCTGCCGCTGGATCCGCTCTTCGAGCCCCTGCGCCAGGGTCTGCAGCGCCAGGGCAGCCACCCCTACGACCTGCCGCTGAGCTGGTCGGAGCAGCTCGACGATCCCAGCGGCGACGCGGAGCTGTTCGGGGTGCAGCCGGCCCTCGCCCATCGCACCACCCGCCTGATCAGCAACGCCCGCGTCATCCAGCTGCACGTGGATCCCAGTGGCCGCGAGGTGAAGGGGGTGGAAGCCGAGATCGGCGGCCAGCGCTGGATGTTCCGCGGCGACCAGGTGGTGCTGGCCGCCGGTGCGGTCAACACCCCGGCGCTGCTGCTGCGCTCCCGCAGCACACTCCATCCCGACGGTCTGGCCAATGGCTCCAGCCAGGTGGGCCGCCACCTGATGAAACCCCAGCTCACCGCCATCCTGCAGCTGGCCCGCGAGCCCCACAGCGGCCGCTTCCCCCGCAGCCTGGGGGTCAACGACTATGTCTGGGGTGATCAGAACGTCAGCTTTCCGCTCGGTCACATCGAAACCGGCGGCGGAGTGCTGCAGGACGCCCAGTTCGCCGAGTCACCGCCGGTGCTCTCGCTGATCACCCGGCTCCTGCCCAACCTGGCTCTGGAGCAGCTGGCGGTGCGCTCGATCTGCTGGTGGGCGATGAGTCCGGTGCTGCCCGATCCCGGGAACCGTATCGAGCTGCGCGGGGAGCGGCTGAGCATCCAGTACAGGGCCAACAACCTCGAAGCCCACGACCGCCTCGTCTACCGCTGGCTCTCCGTGCTCAAGGCGGTCGACGCCGATCCGCTCACTCCCCAGGTGCGCCAGGCCCCCTTCTACCCCCGCGGCGAGGCTCCCCTGGCGGTGATCGGTCATGCCTGCGGCACCTGCCGCATGGGCGACGATCCGGCCCACTCGGTGGTCGATCGCGACGGCCGCGTCCATGGCCTGGCCAACCTGACCATCGCCGATGCCAGCGTCTTTCCCAGTTGCCCGATGGTGTCGCCCGGCCTCACCGTGATTGCGAACGCCCTTCGGATGGCGGAGCGGTTCTAG